The following proteins are co-located in the Pseudoalteromonas sp. N1230-9 genome:
- a CDS encoding VOC family protein — MLDKSKIGAICYYISDLDKTEAFYRDTLGINIQRMEEDGEGWLLAKTANDIELLFFKQESKPGNSPIIVFELADGGIDDVVETLATKGATIVTPVSHAPGGWSAEIADPDNHQISMYQSSDVPRSKR; from the coding sequence ATGCTTGATAAAAGTAAAATTGGCGCAATTTGTTATTACATTAGCGATCTAGATAAAACAGAAGCGTTTTACCGTGATACGCTCGGAATAAACATTCAAAGAATGGAAGAAGATGGAGAGGGTTGGCTGCTCGCTAAAACAGCAAATGACATCGAACTACTCTTTTTTAAGCAGGAGTCAAAGCCCGGAAACTCACCCATTATTGTTTTTGAGTTAGCTGATGGTGGGATTGATGACGTAGTCGAAACACTCGCAACAAAGGGAGCAACTATTGTCACCCCTGTAAGCCATGCACCAGGTGGCTGGTCAGCAGAAATCGCAGATCCAGATAATCATCAAATATCAATGTATCAATCCAGTGATGTTCCACGCAGTAAAAGGTAG
- a CDS encoding NAD(P)/FAD-dependent oxidoreductase: MTQVDVIVIGAGAAGLMCAAQAGYRGRNVTVLDMGKKPGRKILISGGGRCNFTNENASPDNYLCGNPHFVKSCLSRYTQHDFIELVDRHGLAYHHKTLGQLFCDNSAQDIVDILLTECEWAGVNIALRNEVLSVTKTDAGYEVITEQDSYQCESLVVASGGLTMPKLGASPIGYKIAEQFGLTVLPTMAALVPFTLHQHDKDRFDGLSGISIPCLVTSEDGTQFKENILFTHRGLSGPAILQISSFWRAGQSVYINLLPELDLKQQLEQWRQSQGQKSLKNTLATILPKRFVEMLHDTKAIPDCNVNQLTHAQVDALHNYIHNWQIKPNGTEGYRTAEVTLGGVDTDELSSKTFEAKKSAGLYFIGEVTDVTGWLGGYNFQYAWSCGFAAGQYC; the protein is encoded by the coding sequence ATGACCCAAGTAGATGTAATTGTGATTGGCGCCGGCGCCGCAGGTTTGATGTGCGCTGCACAAGCAGGCTACCGTGGTCGCAATGTTACTGTGCTTGATATGGGCAAGAAGCCGGGCCGTAAAATATTAATCAGCGGCGGCGGGCGTTGTAACTTCACCAATGAAAACGCAAGCCCAGACAACTACTTATGTGGCAATCCTCACTTTGTAAAATCGTGTTTAAGCCGTTATACCCAACATGACTTTATAGAGCTGGTGGACCGTCACGGCTTGGCGTATCACCATAAAACGCTGGGTCAGCTATTTTGTGATAACAGCGCACAAGATATCGTTGACATTCTTTTAACTGAGTGTGAGTGGGCAGGTGTTAACATAGCGCTGCGTAACGAAGTACTCAGCGTGACAAAAACCGATGCGGGTTATGAAGTTATTACCGAGCAAGATAGCTATCAATGCGAGTCGTTAGTTGTCGCATCGGGCGGATTAACCATGCCTAAGCTCGGTGCATCACCAATTGGTTATAAAATTGCTGAGCAATTTGGTTTAACAGTGCTACCAACCATGGCGGCATTAGTGCCATTTACTTTGCACCAGCATGATAAAGATCGTTTTGATGGTTTATCGGGGATCAGTATCCCTTGTTTAGTGACGAGTGAAGATGGCACCCAGTTCAAAGAAAATATCCTCTTTACCCATCGCGGCTTGTCGGGGCCCGCTATTTTGCAAATTAGCTCGTTTTGGCGCGCAGGCCAGAGCGTTTACATCAACTTATTACCTGAGCTTGATTTAAAACAGCAACTTGAGCAGTGGCGTCAAAGCCAAGGTCAAAAGTCACTAAAAAATACCCTTGCAACCATTTTACCCAAACGCTTTGTTGAAATGTTGCACGACACCAAAGCAATACCTGATTGCAATGTAAACCAGTTAACCCATGCACAGGTCGACGCGCTACATAACTACATTCACAACTGGCAAATTAAACCCAACGGCACTGAGGGCTACAGAACAGCCGAAGTGACACTCGGTGGCGTAGATACCGATGAGTTAAGCTCAAAAACCTTCGAAGCAAAAAAATCAGCAGGTCTTTATTTTATTGGTGAAGTAACCGACGTCACTGGTTGGCTAGGCGGCTACAACTTCCAATATGCGTGGAGCTGCGGCTTTGCTGCAGGGCAGTATTGTTGA
- a CDS encoding methyl-accepting chemotaxis protein, protein MRVSSFTRLLAVLLTLASILLAATLFWASQTLLNLEQQDNAYNKLKNTLIIDLKSHLDDYLEQGDSQYLNLSSALIAEVIKQDLAHLPQDLNSHLSTQLSALDKDINGKYRALGKLSGNEMALLDNSLRQMAGSASSLIGYARKAKPQTDLALEYYQLGADYYNEVTSLALYTYKLVLSFDQDTKASLNQSVENLNVLASKIDTLENLGVMSEVDEDALFFGEEAEDLAGDIKSELISWPKRFPRDLASTLEQAEQRQTGMQALREQIAALSATVLGAEQKLKDEQSQLKQHVFIVFCIAIGMLVVLAGGVYFVQRNQVLNPLRQLRDGFAFLIESNELKNIESKNPKTEIGEIAHYFNQLIERQRIEAEERAQMLKVINDFMLEMSEHLHTIAQKTDASHTQVEQNQGLLSDIQHIGEQVNTINSQVADNAKQTFGAMEQSLGFADSMLTASSHTEQRVEQGLNSLKELLKGVDDVGQVIEVIKNIAEQTNLLALNAAIESARAGEHGRGFAVVADEVRKLARQTQGSLDDINNQLNRLSENSSMVSTQISALADDAELQTQNAQELKRNSEGVADNAQDANKVAFDAMELAKQQNALLENFSQSMQSMKGQVSESNVLVSDIQQRLQQQMQTIKTSLGL, encoded by the coding sequence ATGCGCGTGTCATCATTTACTCGGCTACTAGCCGTTTTACTCACACTTGCCAGTATCTTGTTAGCGGCGACCTTGTTTTGGGCAAGTCAAACTCTATTAAATTTAGAGCAACAAGATAACGCTTATAATAAACTCAAAAATACGCTCATTATTGATTTAAAAAGCCATCTCGATGACTATTTAGAGCAAGGTGATAGTCAATATCTTAATTTATCATCGGCACTGATTGCTGAGGTGATAAAGCAAGACTTAGCGCATCTACCACAAGATTTAAATTCACACCTATCAACTCAACTCTCAGCATTAGATAAAGATATCAATGGTAAATATCGTGCTCTAGGTAAGTTATCGGGTAACGAAATGGCTTTATTGGACAACTCGCTTAGGCAAATGGCTGGCTCTGCCTCCTCGCTGATAGGCTATGCTCGTAAAGCAAAGCCGCAAACAGATTTGGCGCTTGAATATTACCAACTTGGTGCCGATTATTATAATGAAGTGACATCACTTGCTTTATATACCTACAAGCTGGTTTTAAGCTTTGATCAAGACACCAAAGCAAGCCTTAATCAAAGCGTAGAAAATTTAAATGTATTAGCAAGCAAAATTGATACGCTTGAAAACCTAGGAGTGATGAGTGAAGTCGATGAAGATGCTTTATTTTTTGGTGAAGAAGCCGAAGATTTAGCCGGCGATATTAAATCGGAGTTAATAAGTTGGCCTAAGCGTTTTCCTCGTGATTTAGCCTCAACGCTAGAGCAAGCTGAGCAGCGTCAAACGGGTATGCAAGCACTGCGAGAACAAATTGCGGCCTTATCGGCAACGGTGCTTGGGGCTGAGCAAAAACTAAAAGACGAACAAAGCCAGCTTAAACAGCACGTATTTATTGTATTTTGTATTGCGATTGGCATGTTAGTGGTACTTGCAGGCGGTGTTTATTTTGTACAGCGTAATCAAGTTTTAAACCCGCTGCGTCAGTTACGAGATGGTTTCGCATTCTTAATTGAAAGTAATGAGCTTAAAAATATTGAAAGCAAAAATCCAAAAACTGAAATAGGGGAGATAGCTCATTATTTTAATCAGTTAATTGAGCGTCAACGAATTGAAGCGGAAGAGCGTGCGCAAATGCTCAAAGTGATTAATGACTTTATGCTGGAAATGAGTGAGCACTTACACACTATTGCTCAAAAGACCGATGCTAGCCACACTCAAGTTGAGCAAAATCAAGGGCTACTAAGCGATATTCAACATATTGGTGAACAAGTTAACACCATTAATAGTCAAGTGGCTGACAACGCAAAACAGACATTTGGTGCCATGGAGCAAAGCTTAGGTTTTGCCGATAGTATGCTAACAGCAAGTTCACATACTGAGCAGCGTGTTGAGCAAGGGCTAAATAGCTTAAAAGAGCTATTAAAGGGCGTGGATGATGTTGGTCAAGTTATTGAAGTAATTAAAAATATTGCTGAGCAAACTAACTTGCTAGCATTAAATGCCGCTATAGAATCTGCTCGTGCAGGGGAGCATGGCCGAGGTTTTGCGGTTGTAGCTGATGAAGTGAGAAAACTTGCTAGACAAACTCAAGGCTCACTTGATGATATTAACAATCAGCTTAATCGCCTAAGTGAAAACTCATCAATGGTATCGACACAAATAAGTGCCCTTGCGGACGATGCTGAGTTACAAACACAAAATGCCCAAGAGCTAAAACGTAACTCAGAAGGCGTTGCTGATAACGCGCAAGATGCTAACAAGGTCGCGTTTGACGCGATGGAGCTAGCTAAACAGCAAAATGCATTACTTGAAAACTTTAGTCAGTCTATGCAAAGCATGAAAGGCCAAGTGAGTGAATCGAATGTGCTAGTAAGTGATATTCAGCAGCGTTTACAACAGCAAATGCAGACAATTAAAACCAGCTTAGGATTATAA
- the prlC gene encoding oligopeptidase A — protein sequence MTIAENNPLIGLEGLPPFSKIEPAHVVPALKAAIKECRLTIDKVLAAKSYTWNDLVLPLEEADDKLSRLFSPVSHMNSVVNSDELREAYEQCLPLLSEYSTFVGQHQGLYDAYNALHNSDEFKALTTAQQKTITNALRDFELSGIALKPEQQKRYGEISARLSELASKFGNNVMDATLAWQKHITDESELAGLPESALALGADTAKSKDLDGWVFTLDFPSYLPIMTYADNRELREETYTAFVTRASDQGPNAGEFDNSEIMSEELALRHELAQLLGFNSYADMSLATKMAESPAQVFSFLEDLAAKSKPQAEQELAELTAYAKDKHGVTELAAWDYAYYAEKLKQEKYAISDEVLRPYFPANKVLNGLFTTVNRLFGINVKEVSDFDTYHPDVRFFEIYDSSNTLRGRFYLDLYARDRKRGGAWMDDCMGRKVRANGELQTPVAYLVCNFNKAVGDKPALFTHNEVTTLFHEFGHGIHHMLTQVDAAPVAGINGVAWDAVELPSQFLENWCYEEEALNFISGHYETDEPLPKELLDKLLAAKNFQSGMQMLRQLEFSLFDFTIHHTYKAGEPCNIQATLDDVRSKTAVVKAPAFNRFQHGFSHIFAGGYSAGYYSYKWAEVLSADAFSKFEEEGIFNQETGQAFLNNILEKGGSEEPMELFKKFRGREPQVDALLRHSGIAA from the coding sequence ATGACAATTGCAGAAAATAATCCACTTATTGGTTTAGAAGGGCTTCCGCCGTTTTCTAAGATTGAACCAGCGCATGTGGTGCCAGCATTAAAAGCGGCAATTAAAGAGTGTCGTTTAACTATCGATAAGGTCTTGGCAGCTAAGTCATATACGTGGAATGATTTGGTGCTTCCACTTGAAGAAGCCGACGATAAGCTATCACGACTATTTTCACCGGTATCTCATATGAACTCAGTCGTGAACAGCGATGAGCTACGAGAAGCTTATGAGCAATGTTTGCCGTTGTTATCGGAGTACTCAACGTTTGTGGGTCAGCATCAAGGTTTATACGATGCTTATAACGCACTTCACAACAGCGATGAATTTAAAGCACTTACCACCGCACAGCAAAAAACGATTACCAATGCACTGCGCGATTTTGAGTTATCAGGTATTGCGCTAAAACCAGAGCAACAAAAGCGTTATGGCGAAATTAGTGCGCGTTTATCTGAGCTGGCCTCTAAGTTTGGTAATAATGTAATGGATGCCACACTTGCTTGGCAAAAGCACATTACTGATGAAAGCGAGCTTGCTGGTTTGCCTGAATCTGCATTAGCTCTGGGTGCTGATACGGCAAAAAGTAAAGATCTAGATGGTTGGGTATTCACGTTAGATTTTCCATCTTATTTACCTATCATGACTTACGCAGATAACCGCGAATTACGTGAAGAAACATATACCGCGTTTGTTACTCGTGCGTCGGATCAAGGTCCGAATGCGGGTGAGTTTGATAACTCAGAAATTATGAGCGAAGAACTTGCGCTTCGTCATGAGCTTGCGCAGTTACTTGGTTTTAACAGTTATGCAGATATGTCATTGGCAACAAAAATGGCAGAATCACCTGCTCAGGTATTTTCATTCTTAGAAGATTTAGCAGCTAAGTCTAAGCCACAAGCTGAGCAAGAGCTGGCTGAGCTAACGGCTTATGCAAAAGATAAACATGGTGTGACGGAGCTTGCCGCGTGGGATTACGCTTATTACGCAGAAAAGCTTAAGCAAGAGAAATACGCGATTTCTGATGAAGTACTGCGCCCTTATTTCCCTGCAAATAAAGTATTAAATGGCTTATTTACCACAGTAAATCGCTTATTTGGTATTAACGTTAAAGAAGTGAGTGACTTTGATACTTACCATCCTGACGTACGTTTCTTTGAGATTTACGACAGTAGCAACACGCTACGAGGCCGTTTCTATTTAGATTTATATGCACGAGACCGCAAGCGTGGTGGCGCATGGATGGACGATTGCATGGGTCGTAAAGTACGTGCTAACGGCGAGCTACAAACACCCGTTGCTTACTTGGTGTGTAACTTTAATAAAGCGGTGGGTGATAAACCCGCACTGTTTACTCATAACGAAGTAACAACCTTATTCCATGAGTTTGGTCATGGTATCCATCATATGTTAACTCAAGTTGATGCAGCGCCAGTGGCGGGTATTAACGGTGTTGCATGGGATGCGGTTGAATTACCAAGCCAGTTCTTAGAAAACTGGTGTTATGAAGAAGAAGCGCTTAACTTCATCTCGGGTCACTATGAAACGGATGAGCCACTACCAAAAGAACTGCTTGATAAATTGCTCGCAGCAAAGAACTTCCAGTCTGGTATGCAAATGCTGCGTCAGCTAGAGTTTTCGCTGTTTGATTTTACGATTCATCATACTTATAAAGCGGGTGAGCCTTGTAATATTCAAGCTACACTTGATGATGTGCGCAGTAAAACTGCCGTTGTTAAAGCGCCAGCATTTAACCGTTTTCAGCATGGCTTTAGTCATATTTTTGCTGGTGGCTATAGTGCAGGCTATTACTCGTATAAATGGGCAGAGGTTCTTTCGGCTGACGCATTTTCTAAATTTGAGGAAGAAGGGATCTTTAATCAAGAGACAGGGCAGGCCTTCCTTAACAATATTTTAGAAAAAGGAGGCAGCGAGGAACCTATGGAACTATTCAAGAAGTTCCGAGGCCGCGAGCCACAAGTTGATGCATTGCTTAGGCACAGCGGAATTGCAGCCTAA
- a CDS encoding peroxiredoxin encodes MIEQGQTLPTATLSELTSEGLQTLSTDALFAGKKVVLFAVPGAFTPTCSNAHLPEFITLADKITAKGVDAIYCVSVNDAFVMKAWGEAHNAEHIRMLADGDASFTKALGLDKDTASFGGVRSKRYAMIVDDQTVTGLFVEQDKEFTVSRAEAVLAKL; translated from the coding sequence ATGATCGAACAAGGCCAAACTTTACCTACTGCAACCCTTAGCGAATTAACCAGCGAAGGGTTGCAAACCTTATCAACAGACGCATTATTTGCTGGTAAAAAAGTAGTGCTATTTGCTGTACCTGGGGCATTTACGCCTACCTGTTCAAACGCTCACTTACCTGAGTTTATTACGCTGGCTGATAAAATTACCGCCAAAGGCGTTGATGCAATTTACTGTGTATCAGTGAATGATGCATTTGTAATGAAAGCATGGGGGGAGGCACATAATGCTGAGCATATTCGTATGTTAGCAGACGGTGATGCTAGTTTTACCAAGGCGCTCGGTTTAGATAAAGATACCGCTAGCTTTGGTGGTGTGCGTTCAAAACGCTATGCAATGATTGTCGACGACCAAACAGTAACAGGCTTGTTTGTTGAGCAAGATAAAGAATTTACAGTAAGCCGTGCAGAGGCTGTTTTAGCTAAATTATAA
- a CDS encoding response regulator, which produces MSKLVLAIDDDKYVHHVIEESLSGFCTLIHAKNGDEGLRQAFKYNPDIILLDVEMPGKTGFEVCSELKANPQTKDTPVMFLSGKKELPDRVKGYNSGASDYIVKPFNAEELMARIRVLYEYRQHSKKLKSDVERAQITAEIAMTDSGDMGRIMRYVGQSYHAHDIQSLSEYMFEFFNPMDLDVVLAFWYQDIGIFCGAEGAVCPLERELLEKHRDANRFVDFSHRTIINYPKVSMLIKNMPLDDAQLYGRYKDLFPHILEVTNAKVQDMEVNERALTQAKQIGNAFSELSEQMYQHSYSRERAVEKFAVQLSELNKSVEQSKLLNSDEIVFHLQHLQQTQLLFASLNDDLESIKFQLLHIIESRSELLSNLQKMAEPSHTEDVTSQTDIELF; this is translated from the coding sequence ATGTCGAAACTGGTGTTAGCCATAGATGATGACAAATACGTACATCATGTAATTGAAGAGTCACTTTCAGGCTTTTGCACATTGATCCATGCTAAAAATGGTGATGAAGGGTTAAGACAAGCATTTAAATATAATCCAGATATTATTTTACTAGATGTTGAAATGCCTGGAAAAACAGGGTTTGAGGTATGCAGTGAATTAAAGGCTAATCCACAAACCAAAGATACACCCGTGATGTTTCTATCTGGGAAAAAGGAACTTCCTGATCGTGTTAAGGGTTACAATTCAGGGGCTTCTGACTATATTGTTAAACCCTTTAATGCTGAAGAGTTAATGGCGCGTATCCGTGTTTTGTATGAATACCGACAGCATTCTAAAAAGCTAAAAAGCGATGTGGAGCGCGCGCAAATAACCGCTGAAATAGCCATGACAGACTCGGGCGATATGGGACGTATTATGCGCTATGTGGGTCAAAGTTATCATGCACATGATATCCAATCGCTGTCAGAATACATGTTTGAGTTTTTTAACCCAATGGATCTCGATGTAGTGCTTGCTTTTTGGTATCAAGATATCGGGATTTTTTGTGGTGCAGAGGGGGCTGTTTGCCCACTAGAGCGTGAGTTACTTGAAAAACATCGCGATGCAAACCGATTTGTCGATTTCAGTCATCGCACTATTATCAATTACCCAAAAGTGTCCATGTTAATTAAAAACATGCCACTTGATGATGCTCAGTTGTATGGCCGATATAAAGACTTGTTTCCACATATTCTTGAAGTGACCAATGCGAAAGTTCAAGATATGGAAGTCAATGAGCGAGCACTCACACAGGCTAAGCAAATCGGCAATGCATTTAGCGAACTGTCGGAGCAAATGTACCAGCACAGTTACTCACGAGAACGGGCTGTCGAAAAGTTTGCTGTGCAACTAAGTGAGCTGAATAAATCAGTTGAACAAAGTAAGTTACTAAATAGCGATGAAATCGTTTTTCATTTACAACACTTACAACAAACCCAGTTACTTTTTGCCTCGCTGAATGATGATCTTGAATCGATTAAGTTTCAGTTACTCCACATTATTGAATCACGTAGTGAGCTATTGAGTAATTTACAAAAAATGGCAGAGCCTAGCCACACAGAAGATGTGACATCACAAACGGATATCGAGCTATTTTAA
- a CDS encoding RNA polymerase sigma factor produces MNNKSYYANLLRYAHKVTLHKEEAEDLLQTALLVAVEAKRSDLTCVKNRRWLMGVLRNQSVFNARSAARRKKREATLTNTNNIHTYNDETATYFIDSLPPSLKTTALLVLTGHCKKEIIWLLRVSDAALRQRIAEIKRRWRQTGARQILELEGLAEDLPFGQIRKALLNAPCRDEATLASHDPDGHLFMVTSQNNLARQHRVISIKKQEKNHA; encoded by the coding sequence ATGAATAATAAAAGTTATTACGCAAACCTTTTACGCTATGCCCATAAGGTGACATTACACAAAGAAGAGGCTGAAGATTTACTGCAAACTGCCCTGCTTGTTGCAGTTGAAGCTAAGCGCTCAGATCTAACATGTGTAAAGAACCGTCGCTGGCTCATGGGTGTGCTGCGTAATCAATCTGTATTTAATGCGCGCTCTGCCGCAAGAAGAAAAAAGCGTGAAGCAACTTTAACTAATACAAACAATATACACACATACAACGACGAAACAGCAACCTATTTTATCGACTCATTACCGCCTAGCCTAAAAACAACAGCACTTTTAGTTTTAACAGGACATTGTAAAAAAGAAATCATCTGGCTACTGCGAGTATCAGACGCAGCTCTAAGGCAACGGATAGCTGAGATTAAACGCCGCTGGCGACAAACCGGTGCAAGACAAATACTTGAACTTGAAGGTTTAGCTGAAGATTTGCCGTTTGGGCAAATACGTAAAGCACTTCTTAATGCGCCATGCCGTGATGAAGCGACACTCGCAAGCCATGACCCTGATGGACATCTTTTTATGGTGACCTCACAAAATAACCTTGCACGGCAACATAGGGTGATATCTATTAAAAAACAGGAAAAGAACCATGCTTGA
- a CDS encoding S8 family peptidase, with protein MTTHNLKKCAIALSLTALFGTTAAMAAPNQMLPPSMADTAAKLQGQSGFGTQFIIKYKNSNADMTTMSAAEQTPAMMNQKAQSFVKNFSSKKGLAKAQYVRAMAMSNHHVMRADKKLSANEAQAFMQEVMATGNVEYIEIDQMLQPFATPNDPRYSDQWHYYEQAGGLNLPTAWDSATGSGVTVAVLDTGYRPHVDLNANILPGYDMISNLSVANDGGGRDSDARDPGDAVVRGECGTDQNGDPSPKADQDSSWHGTHVAGTVAAVTNNGEGVAGVAYDAKVVPVRVLGKCGGLTSDIADGIIWASGGSVSGAPANTNPADVINMSLGGGGACSSTTQNAINQARNNGAVVVIAAGNSNDNSANYNPGNCNGVVNVASVGRNGGRAYYSNYGSNIDVAAPGGAQSFANDSEGVLSTHNSGANGPSNDSYHFSQGTSMAAPHVAGVAALIKQAKPSATPDEIESILKSTTRSFPATCNNCGTGIVDAAAAVAAASGSTQPPTTGNELQDGQALTSLSGAASSKTYYTMEVPAGATNVTFTMSGGTGDADLYVRAGSAPTTTTYDCRPYESGNNEVCSIDNPTAGTYHVMLSAYSAYSGVSLVGDLTASGGTGSPQAGGGTVDNISANAGQWKHYTIDVPANMSSFTVTSSGGTGDADLFVKFGSQPTTSSYDCRPYKSGSAETCTFSNPQAGTWHLSLNAFQTFSGVTLDAQYQP; from the coding sequence ATGACAACTCACAACTTGAAAAAGTGCGCAATTGCATTAAGCCTCACAGCGTTATTTGGCACAACAGCAGCAATGGCTGCACCAAACCAAATGTTACCACCATCAATGGCAGATACTGCAGCAAAACTACAAGGTCAAAGCGGTTTTGGTACGCAATTTATTATTAAATACAAAAATAGCAACGCAGATATGACCACGATGTCTGCCGCTGAGCAAACGCCTGCTATGATGAACCAAAAAGCACAAAGCTTTGTAAAAAATTTCAGTAGCAAAAAAGGCTTAGCAAAAGCTCAGTATGTACGCGCAATGGCAATGAGCAACCACCACGTAATGCGCGCTGATAAAAAACTTTCAGCCAATGAAGCGCAAGCATTTATGCAAGAAGTTATGGCAACTGGCAACGTTGAATACATTGAAATTGACCAAATGCTACAACCTTTCGCAACACCTAATGATCCGCGTTATTCTGACCAATGGCACTACTACGAGCAAGCAGGTGGCTTGAATCTACCAACAGCATGGGATAGCGCAACTGGTAGCGGTGTAACTGTTGCTGTCCTTGATACAGGTTACCGCCCGCATGTTGATTTAAACGCAAACATCTTGCCTGGCTACGATATGATTTCGAACCTATCTGTTGCCAACGATGGTGGTGGCCGTGACAGCGACGCTCGCGACCCTGGCGATGCAGTTGTACGTGGTGAATGTGGTACAGATCAAAATGGCGATCCTTCACCAAAGGCAGATCAAGACTCCAGCTGGCATGGTACTCATGTAGCAGGTACAGTTGCTGCGGTCACGAATAATGGTGAAGGCGTTGCTGGTGTTGCTTATGATGCGAAAGTTGTACCAGTACGTGTGCTTGGTAAATGTGGTGGTTTAACATCTGATATTGCAGACGGTATTATCTGGGCGTCAGGTGGCTCAGTGTCTGGTGCACCTGCAAATACTAACCCTGCTGATGTAATCAACATGAGTTTAGGTGGTGGGGGTGCATGTAGCTCAACAACACAAAATGCTATAAACCAAGCGCGCAACAACGGCGCAGTTGTAGTTATCGCCGCTGGTAACAGTAATGATAATTCGGCTAACTACAATCCAGGTAACTGTAATGGCGTTGTAAACGTTGCCTCTGTTGGCCGTAACGGTGGTCGTGCTTATTACTCAAACTACGGTAGTAATATTGATGTTGCAGCTCCTGGTGGTGCGCAAAGCTTTGCGAATGATTCAGAGGGTGTGTTATCAACTCATAACTCAGGCGCAAATGGCCCAAGCAATGATTCTTATCATTTCTCACAAGGTACATCAATGGCAGCACCGCATGTTGCAGGTGTAGCAGCGCTTATCAAGCAAGCAAAGCCTTCTGCAACGCCAGATGAGATTGAAAGCATTTTAAAATCAACGACTCGCTCTTTCCCTGCTACATGTAATAACTGTGGTACAGGTATTGTCGATGCAGCCGCTGCGGTTGCAGCAGCATCTGGTTCAACTCAACCGCCAACAACAGGTAATGAACTACAAGATGGTCAAGCATTAACAAGTTTAAGTGGCGCAGCAAGCAGCAAAACCTACTACACAATGGAAGTACCTGCAGGCGCAACAAATGTAACATTCACTATGAGTGGTGGTACGGGCGATGCAGACTTATATGTCCGCGCAGGTAGTGCTCCAACGACAACAACGTATGATTGTCGCCCTTATGAAAGCGGTAATAACGAAGTATGTTCAATCGATAACCCAACTGCGGGTACATATCACGTAATGCTAAGTGCTTATTCTGCCTATTCAGGCGTGAGTCTTGTGGGCGACTTAACCGCTTCAGGTGGTACGGGCTCACCACAAGCAGGTGGCGGTACAGTTGACAACATTTCAGCGAATGCTGGCCAATGGAAACACTACACTATTGATGTACCTGCTAATATGTCTAGCTTTACAGTGACTAGCTCAGGCGGTACAGGTGATGCAGATTTATTTGTTAAATTTGGTAGTCAACCTACAACAAGCAGCTATGACTGTCGTCCTTACAAAAGCGGCAGTGCTGAAACATGTACTTTTAGCAACCCGCAAGCAGGTACATGGCACTTAAGCTTAAATGCATTTCAAACCTTTTCAGGTGTCACACTTGATGCACAATATCAACCTTAA
- a CDS encoding class I SAM-dependent methyltransferase, which translates to MVIHCPFKEMRPYLDAIEQRFGLTEWANSNDGFSLHYDEQGLSLKKKDEPKLGAIHVDFVTGAAAHRRKFGGGKGQAIAKAVGLNKGATPVVLDATAGLGRDGFVLASLGCKVILHERHPVVAALLFDGLERAYGDAEIGAWMKENMSLVFGSSHTLLAQCNDIPDVVYLDPMFPHREKSALVKKEMRVFQALVGADSDADDLLDFAYPLASKRVVVKRPDYAPFLNDKTPSMQIKTKKNRFDVYVKAAMT; encoded by the coding sequence GTGGTAATTCATTGTCCTTTTAAAGAAATGCGTCCTTATTTAGATGCTATAGAGCAGCGCTTTGGTTTAACTGAATGGGCGAACAGTAATGACGGCTTTTCATTGCATTATGATGAGCAAGGTCTGAGCTTAAAAAAGAAAGATGAGCCTAAACTAGGGGCTATTCACGTTGACTTTGTCACAGGTGCGGCGGCGCACCGCCGTAAATTCGGTGGTGGTAAAGGCCAAGCAATTGCCAAAGCTGTAGGGTTAAATAAAGGAGCCACACCCGTTGTACTTGATGCCACGGCAGGGCTTGGGCGTGACGGTTTTGTGCTGGCGTCGCTTGGTTGTAAAGTTATTTTGCATGAGCGCCATCCTGTGGTAGCTGCGCTATTATTTGATGGCCTTGAACGCGCTTATGGTGATGCTGAAATTGGTGCATGGATGAAAGAAAATATGAGCTTAGTATTCGGTTCGAGCCATACTCTACTTGCTCAGTGTAACGATATACCAGATGTCGTGTACTTGGATCCTATGTTTCCGCATCGTGAAAAATCAGCCCTAGTTAAAAAAGAAATGCGAGTATTCCAAGCGCTTGTTGGCGCTGATAGCGATGCAGATGATCTTTTAGATTTTGCCTACCCGCTTGCGAGTAAGCGAGTCGTGGTAAAGCGACCTGACTACGCGCCATTTTTAAATGATAAAACCCCCAGCATGCAGATCAAAACTAAAAAGAATCGTTTTGATGTATATGTGAAAGCAGCAATGACCTAA